In the genome of Pseudoliparis swirei isolate HS2019 ecotype Mariana Trench chromosome 3, NWPU_hadal_v1, whole genome shotgun sequence, one region contains:
- the LOC130191726 gene encoding disks large homolog 4 isoform X4: MKGRTKLPSLCPCVKYRYQDEETPPLEHSPAHLAPGKSAEMLNMSDKNLAAMEAIHGYTQHTHISPVKPVLMSTGHTPMYTSAVSTLGNTPPVVVNTDTLDGSPYVNGTEGEIEYEEITLERGNSGLGFSIAGGTDNPHVGDDPSIFITKIIPGGAAAQDGRLSVNDCILFVNDVDVREVTHSQAVEALKEAGAIVRLYVLRRKPAAEKVTELKLIKGPKGLGFSIAGGVGNQHIPGDNSIYVTKIIEGGAAHKDCRLQIGDKILAVGHSPVNNVCLEDVMHEDAVGALKNTAEVVYLRVAKPNNLFLTNSHNHPDLTSTYSHMDTELSHPNYLGSDYPQALTPTSPSRFSPVLHGMMGDDDIPREPRRVLIHRGSTGLGFNIVGGEDGEGIFISFILAGGPADLSGELHKGDQILSVNGVDLRMATHEQAAAALKNAGQTVTIIAQYRPDEYSRFEAKIHDLREQLMNSSMGSGTTTLRSNPKRGFYIRALFDYDKTADCGFLSQALGFRFGDVLHVLDCGDEEWWQARRVSPQNEAEEVGFIPSKHRSDFSLAERKEWSRVNTKEREHGRDGLGTLGREKTSQSYETVTQVEVHYARPIIILGPVKDRINDDLLSEFPDKFGSCVPHTTRPKREYEVDGRDYHFVSSREQMEKDIQSHRFIEAGQYNSHLYGTSVQSVREVAEQQGKHCILDVSANAVRRLQAAQLHPIAIFVRPKSLENVLEINTRLAEEQARKGMDRALKLEQDFLECFSAVVEGDSFEEVYHKVKTVIEEQSGPYIWIPTRERL, translated from the exons cctGTGTTGATGTCTACGGGACACACTCCAATGTACACCTCCGCCGTCTCCACACTG GGAAATACTCCTCCAGTGGTGGTGAACACTGACACACTGGATGGCTCCCCATAC GTGAACGGGACCGAGGGAGAGATCGAATATGAGGAGATCACGCTGGAGAgg GGGAACTCGGGTCTGGGCTTCAGCATAGCGGGAGGAACCGACAACCCTCACGTGGGCGACGACCCGAGCATCTTCATCACCAAAATCATCCCCGGAGGAGCGGCGGCTCAGGACGGGCGGCTGAG tgtGAACGACTGCATCTTGTTTGTGAACGACGTGGACGTGAGGGAGGTGACGCACAGCCAGGCCGTGGAGGCCCTGAAGGAGGCGGGCGCCATCGTCCGGCTCTACGTTCTGCGCAGAAAACCGGCGGCGgagaaagtcaccgagctgaaGCTCATCAAAGGACCCAAAG gATTAGGCTTCAGCATCGCCGGCGGGGTGGGGAACCAGCACATACCGGGGGACAACAGCATCTACGTCACCAAGATCATCGAAGGCGGAGCGGCTCATAAAGATTGCCGTCTGCAGATCGGGGACAAGATCTTAGCGGTCGGTCATTCACCG GTGAACAACGTGTGTCTGGAGGACGTGATGCACGAGGACGCGGTCGGGGCTCTGAAGAACACAGCCGAGGTGGTTTACCTCCGGGTGGCCAAGCCCAACAACCTGTTCCTCACCAACTCCCACAACCACCCCGACCTCACCAGCA CATATTCCCACATGGACACTGAACTCAGCCACCCCAACTACCTTGGGTCCGATTACCCACAAGCCCTCACGCCCACCTCGCCGAGTCGCTTTTCTCCCGTTCTGCACGGCATGATGGGAGATGACGACATCCCCAG GGAGCCTCGGAGAGTTCTGATCCACCGAGGCTCCACCGGGCTGGGGTTCAACAttgtgggaggagaggacggagagggcatcttcatctccttcatcctggCGGGGGGGCCGGCCGACCTCAGCGGCGAGCTGCACAAGGGCGACCAGATCCTCAGC gtgaACGGCGTGGACCTGCGTATGGCCACGCACGAACAGGCCGCTGCAGCCTTGAAGAACGCCGGCCAGACCGTCACCATCATCGCTCAGTACAGACCGGATG AGTACAGCCGCTTTGAGGCGAAGATCCACGACCTGAGGGAGCAGCTGATGAACAGCAGCATGGGCTCCGGCACCACGACGCTCAGGAGCAACCCCAAGAGAGGCTTCTACATCAG GGCTCTTTTCGACTACGACAAGACTGCTGACTGTGGCTTCCTCAGTCAGGCTCTGGGCTTCAGGTTTGGGGATGTGCTCCATGTGTTGGACTGTGGAGACGAGGAGTGGTGGCAGGCCCGTAGGGTCAGCCCCCAGAACGAAGCCGAGGAGGTCGGCTTCATCCCGAGCAAACACAGGTCAGACTTTTCCCT AGCGGAAAGAAAAGAGTGGTCTCGCGTTAACACCAAAGAGAGG GAGCACGGTCGAGACGGCTTGGGCACCCTAG GGAGAGAAAAAACCTCACAAAGTTACGAGACCGTCACTCAAGTGGAAG TTCATTACGCGAGGCCCATCATCATTCTGGGTCCCGTGAAAGACAGAATCAACGACGACCTGCTGTCCGAGTTCCCCGATAAGTTTGGATCTTGTGTCCCGC ACACCACGCGGCCCAAGAGGGAGTACGAGGTGGACGGACGGGACTACCACTTTGTGTCGTCACGGGAACAGATGGAGAAGGACATCCAGAGCCATCGCTTCATCGAGGCCGGCCAGTACAACAGTCACCTGTACGGCACCAGCGTGCAGAGCGTCCGCGAGGTGGCGGAGCAG CAGGGGAAACACTGCATCCTGGACGTGTCGGCCAACGCCGTGCGCAGACTACAAGCCGCTCAGCTTCACCCCATCGCCATCTTCGTCCGGCCCAAGTCACTGGAGAACGTTCT AGAGATCAACACGCGGCTGGCGGAGGAGCAGGCCAGGAAAGGAATGGACCGAGCCCTCAAACTAGAACAAGACTTCCTGGAGTGTTTCTCGG CCGTCGTGGAGGGCGACAGCTTCGAGGAGGTTTACCACAAAGTAAAGACAGTGATCGAGGAGCAGTCGGGGCCTTACATCTGGATCCCCACCCGGGAGAGGCTGTGA
- the LOC130191726 gene encoding disks large homolog 4 isoform X7, with translation MCQCKVICSNRTLSLMFGCKKYRYQDEETPPLEHSPAHLAPGKSAEMLNMSDKNLAAMEAIHGYTQHTHISPVKGNTPPVVVNTDTLDGSPYVNGTEGEIEYEEITLERGNSGLGFSIAGGTDNPHVGDDPSIFITKIIPGGAAAQDGRLSVNDCILFVNDVDVREVTHSQAVEALKEAGAIVRLYVLRRKPAAEKVTELKLIKGPKGLGFSIAGGVGNQHIPGDNSIYVTKIIEGGAAHKDCRLQIGDKILAVNNVCLEDVMHEDAVGALKNTAEVVYLRVAKPNNLFLTNSHNHPDLTSTYSHMDTELSHPNYLGSDYPQALTPTSPSRFSPVLHGMMGDDDIPREPRRVLIHRGSTGLGFNIVGGEDGEGIFISFILAGGPADLSGELHKGDQILSVNGVDLRMATHEQAAAALKNAGQTVTIIAQYRPDEYSRFEAKIHDLREQLMNSSMGSGTTTLRSNPKRGFYIRALFDYDKTADCGFLSQALGFRFGDVLHVLDCGDEEWWQARRVSPQNEAEEVGFIPSKHRAERKEWSRVNTKEREHGRDGLGTLGREKTSQSYETVTQVEVHYARPIIILGPVKDRINDDLLSEFPDKFGSCVPHTTRPKREYEVDGRDYHFVSSREQMEKDIQSHRFIEAGQYNSHLYGTSVQSVREVAEQQGKHCILDVSANAVRRLQAAQLHPIAIFVRPKSLENVLEINTRLAEEQARKGMDRALKLEQDFLECFSAVVEGDSFEEVYHKVKTVIEEQSGPYIWIPTRERL, from the exons GGAAATACTCCTCCAGTGGTGGTGAACACTGACACACTGGATGGCTCCCCATAC GTGAACGGGACCGAGGGAGAGATCGAATATGAGGAGATCACGCTGGAGAgg GGGAACTCGGGTCTGGGCTTCAGCATAGCGGGAGGAACCGACAACCCTCACGTGGGCGACGACCCGAGCATCTTCATCACCAAAATCATCCCCGGAGGAGCGGCGGCTCAGGACGGGCGGCTGAG tgtGAACGACTGCATCTTGTTTGTGAACGACGTGGACGTGAGGGAGGTGACGCACAGCCAGGCCGTGGAGGCCCTGAAGGAGGCGGGCGCCATCGTCCGGCTCTACGTTCTGCGCAGAAAACCGGCGGCGgagaaagtcaccgagctgaaGCTCATCAAAGGACCCAAAG gATTAGGCTTCAGCATCGCCGGCGGGGTGGGGAACCAGCACATACCGGGGGACAACAGCATCTACGTCACCAAGATCATCGAAGGCGGAGCGGCTCATAAAGATTGCCGTCTGCAGATCGGGGACAAGATCTTAGCG GTGAACAACGTGTGTCTGGAGGACGTGATGCACGAGGACGCGGTCGGGGCTCTGAAGAACACAGCCGAGGTGGTTTACCTCCGGGTGGCCAAGCCCAACAACCTGTTCCTCACCAACTCCCACAACCACCCCGACCTCACCAGCA CATATTCCCACATGGACACTGAACTCAGCCACCCCAACTACCTTGGGTCCGATTACCCACAAGCCCTCACGCCCACCTCGCCGAGTCGCTTTTCTCCCGTTCTGCACGGCATGATGGGAGATGACGACATCCCCAG GGAGCCTCGGAGAGTTCTGATCCACCGAGGCTCCACCGGGCTGGGGTTCAACAttgtgggaggagaggacggagagggcatcttcatctccttcatcctggCGGGGGGGCCGGCCGACCTCAGCGGCGAGCTGCACAAGGGCGACCAGATCCTCAGC gtgaACGGCGTGGACCTGCGTATGGCCACGCACGAACAGGCCGCTGCAGCCTTGAAGAACGCCGGCCAGACCGTCACCATCATCGCTCAGTACAGACCGGATG AGTACAGCCGCTTTGAGGCGAAGATCCACGACCTGAGGGAGCAGCTGATGAACAGCAGCATGGGCTCCGGCACCACGACGCTCAGGAGCAACCCCAAGAGAGGCTTCTACATCAG GGCTCTTTTCGACTACGACAAGACTGCTGACTGTGGCTTCCTCAGTCAGGCTCTGGGCTTCAGGTTTGGGGATGTGCTCCATGTGTTGGACTGTGGAGACGAGGAGTGGTGGCAGGCCCGTAGGGTCAGCCCCCAGAACGAAGCCGAGGAGGTCGGCTTCATCCCGAGCAAACACAG AGCGGAAAGAAAAGAGTGGTCTCGCGTTAACACCAAAGAGAGG GAGCACGGTCGAGACGGCTTGGGCACCCTAG GGAGAGAAAAAACCTCACAAAGTTACGAGACCGTCACTCAAGTGGAAG TTCATTACGCGAGGCCCATCATCATTCTGGGTCCCGTGAAAGACAGAATCAACGACGACCTGCTGTCCGAGTTCCCCGATAAGTTTGGATCTTGTGTCCCGC ACACCACGCGGCCCAAGAGGGAGTACGAGGTGGACGGACGGGACTACCACTTTGTGTCGTCACGGGAACAGATGGAGAAGGACATCCAGAGCCATCGCTTCATCGAGGCCGGCCAGTACAACAGTCACCTGTACGGCACCAGCGTGCAGAGCGTCCGCGAGGTGGCGGAGCAG CAGGGGAAACACTGCATCCTGGACGTGTCGGCCAACGCCGTGCGCAGACTACAAGCCGCTCAGCTTCACCCCATCGCCATCTTCGTCCGGCCCAAGTCACTGGAGAACGTTCT AGAGATCAACACGCGGCTGGCGGAGGAGCAGGCCAGGAAAGGAATGGACCGAGCCCTCAAACTAGAACAAGACTTCCTGGAGTGTTTCTCGG CCGTCGTGGAGGGCGACAGCTTCGAGGAGGTTTACCACAAAGTAAAGACAGTGATCGAGGAGCAGTCGGGGCCTTACATCTGGATCCCCACCCGGGAGAGGCTGTGA
- the LOC130191726 gene encoding disks large homolog 4 isoform X6, whose amino-acid sequence MCQCKVICSNRTLSLMFGCKKYRYQDEETPPLEHSPAHLAPGKSAEMLNMSDKNLAAMEAIHGYTQHTHISPVKGNTPPVVVNTDTLDGSPYVNGTEGEIEYEEITLERGNSGLGFSIAGGTDNPHVGDDPSIFITKIIPGGAAAQDGRLSVNDCILFVNDVDVREVTHSQAVEALKEAGAIVRLYVLRRKPAAEKVTELKLIKGPKGLGFSIAGGVGNQHIPGDNSIYVTKIIEGGAAHKDCRLQIGDKILAVNNVCLEDVMHEDAVGALKNTAEVVYLRVAKPNNLFLTNSHNHPDLTSTYSHMDTELSHPNYLGSDYPQALTPTSPSRFSPVLHGMMGDDDIPREPRRVLIHRGSTGLGFNIVGGEDGEGIFISFILAGGPADLSGELHKGDQILSVNGVDLRMATHEQAAAALKNAGQTVTIIAQYRPDEYSRFEAKIHDLREQLMNSSMGSGTTTLRSNPKRGFYIRALFDYDKTADCGFLSQALGFRFGDVLHVLDCGDEEWWQARRVSPQNEAEEVGFIPSKHRSDFSLAERKEWSRVNTKEREHGRDGLGTLGREKTSQSYETVTQVEVHYARPIIILGPVKDRINDDLLSEFPDKFGSCVPHTTRPKREYEVDGRDYHFVSSREQMEKDIQSHRFIEAGQYNSHLYGTSVQSVREVAEQQGKHCILDVSANAVRRLQAAQLHPIAIFVRPKSLENVLEINTRLAEEQARKGMDRALKLEQDFLECFSAVVEGDSFEEVYHKVKTVIEEQSGPYIWIPTRERL is encoded by the exons GGAAATACTCCTCCAGTGGTGGTGAACACTGACACACTGGATGGCTCCCCATAC GTGAACGGGACCGAGGGAGAGATCGAATATGAGGAGATCACGCTGGAGAgg GGGAACTCGGGTCTGGGCTTCAGCATAGCGGGAGGAACCGACAACCCTCACGTGGGCGACGACCCGAGCATCTTCATCACCAAAATCATCCCCGGAGGAGCGGCGGCTCAGGACGGGCGGCTGAG tgtGAACGACTGCATCTTGTTTGTGAACGACGTGGACGTGAGGGAGGTGACGCACAGCCAGGCCGTGGAGGCCCTGAAGGAGGCGGGCGCCATCGTCCGGCTCTACGTTCTGCGCAGAAAACCGGCGGCGgagaaagtcaccgagctgaaGCTCATCAAAGGACCCAAAG gATTAGGCTTCAGCATCGCCGGCGGGGTGGGGAACCAGCACATACCGGGGGACAACAGCATCTACGTCACCAAGATCATCGAAGGCGGAGCGGCTCATAAAGATTGCCGTCTGCAGATCGGGGACAAGATCTTAGCG GTGAACAACGTGTGTCTGGAGGACGTGATGCACGAGGACGCGGTCGGGGCTCTGAAGAACACAGCCGAGGTGGTTTACCTCCGGGTGGCCAAGCCCAACAACCTGTTCCTCACCAACTCCCACAACCACCCCGACCTCACCAGCA CATATTCCCACATGGACACTGAACTCAGCCACCCCAACTACCTTGGGTCCGATTACCCACAAGCCCTCACGCCCACCTCGCCGAGTCGCTTTTCTCCCGTTCTGCACGGCATGATGGGAGATGACGACATCCCCAG GGAGCCTCGGAGAGTTCTGATCCACCGAGGCTCCACCGGGCTGGGGTTCAACAttgtgggaggagaggacggagagggcatcttcatctccttcatcctggCGGGGGGGCCGGCCGACCTCAGCGGCGAGCTGCACAAGGGCGACCAGATCCTCAGC gtgaACGGCGTGGACCTGCGTATGGCCACGCACGAACAGGCCGCTGCAGCCTTGAAGAACGCCGGCCAGACCGTCACCATCATCGCTCAGTACAGACCGGATG AGTACAGCCGCTTTGAGGCGAAGATCCACGACCTGAGGGAGCAGCTGATGAACAGCAGCATGGGCTCCGGCACCACGACGCTCAGGAGCAACCCCAAGAGAGGCTTCTACATCAG GGCTCTTTTCGACTACGACAAGACTGCTGACTGTGGCTTCCTCAGTCAGGCTCTGGGCTTCAGGTTTGGGGATGTGCTCCATGTGTTGGACTGTGGAGACGAGGAGTGGTGGCAGGCCCGTAGGGTCAGCCCCCAGAACGAAGCCGAGGAGGTCGGCTTCATCCCGAGCAAACACAGGTCAGACTTTTCCCT AGCGGAAAGAAAAGAGTGGTCTCGCGTTAACACCAAAGAGAGG GAGCACGGTCGAGACGGCTTGGGCACCCTAG GGAGAGAAAAAACCTCACAAAGTTACGAGACCGTCACTCAAGTGGAAG TTCATTACGCGAGGCCCATCATCATTCTGGGTCCCGTGAAAGACAGAATCAACGACGACCTGCTGTCCGAGTTCCCCGATAAGTTTGGATCTTGTGTCCCGC ACACCACGCGGCCCAAGAGGGAGTACGAGGTGGACGGACGGGACTACCACTTTGTGTCGTCACGGGAACAGATGGAGAAGGACATCCAGAGCCATCGCTTCATCGAGGCCGGCCAGTACAACAGTCACCTGTACGGCACCAGCGTGCAGAGCGTCCGCGAGGTGGCGGAGCAG CAGGGGAAACACTGCATCCTGGACGTGTCGGCCAACGCCGTGCGCAGACTACAAGCCGCTCAGCTTCACCCCATCGCCATCTTCGTCCGGCCCAAGTCACTGGAGAACGTTCT AGAGATCAACACGCGGCTGGCGGAGGAGCAGGCCAGGAAAGGAATGGACCGAGCCCTCAAACTAGAACAAGACTTCCTGGAGTGTTTCTCGG CCGTCGTGGAGGGCGACAGCTTCGAGGAGGTTTACCACAAAGTAAAGACAGTGATCGAGGAGCAGTCGGGGCCTTACATCTGGATCCCCACCCGGGAGAGGCTGTGA
- the LOC130191726 gene encoding disks large homolog 4 isoform X5: MCQCKVICSNRTLSLMFGCKKYRYQDEETPPLEHSPAHLAPGKSAEMLNMSDKNLAAMEAIHGYTQHTHISPVKGNTPPVVVNTDTLDGSPYVNGTEGEIEYEEITLERGNSGLGFSIAGGTDNPHVGDDPSIFITKIIPGGAAAQDGRLSVNDCILFVNDVDVREVTHSQAVEALKEAGAIVRLYVLRRKPAAEKVTELKLIKGPKGLGFSIAGGVGNQHIPGDNSIYVTKIIEGGAAHKDCRLQIGDKILAVGHSPVNNVCLEDVMHEDAVGALKNTAEVVYLRVAKPNNLFLTNSHNHPDLTSTYSHMDTELSHPNYLGSDYPQALTPTSPSRFSPVLHGMMGDDDIPREPRRVLIHRGSTGLGFNIVGGEDGEGIFISFILAGGPADLSGELHKGDQILSVNGVDLRMATHEQAAAALKNAGQTVTIIAQYRPDEYSRFEAKIHDLREQLMNSSMGSGTTTLRSNPKRGFYIRALFDYDKTADCGFLSQALGFRFGDVLHVLDCGDEEWWQARRVSPQNEAEEVGFIPSKHRSDFSLAERKEWSRVNTKEREHGRDGLGTLGREKTSQSYETVTQVEVHYARPIIILGPVKDRINDDLLSEFPDKFGSCVPHTTRPKREYEVDGRDYHFVSSREQMEKDIQSHRFIEAGQYNSHLYGTSVQSVREVAEQQGKHCILDVSANAVRRLQAAQLHPIAIFVRPKSLENVLEINTRLAEEQARKGMDRALKLEQDFLECFSAVVEGDSFEEVYHKVKTVIEEQSGPYIWIPTRERL, encoded by the exons GGAAATACTCCTCCAGTGGTGGTGAACACTGACACACTGGATGGCTCCCCATAC GTGAACGGGACCGAGGGAGAGATCGAATATGAGGAGATCACGCTGGAGAgg GGGAACTCGGGTCTGGGCTTCAGCATAGCGGGAGGAACCGACAACCCTCACGTGGGCGACGACCCGAGCATCTTCATCACCAAAATCATCCCCGGAGGAGCGGCGGCTCAGGACGGGCGGCTGAG tgtGAACGACTGCATCTTGTTTGTGAACGACGTGGACGTGAGGGAGGTGACGCACAGCCAGGCCGTGGAGGCCCTGAAGGAGGCGGGCGCCATCGTCCGGCTCTACGTTCTGCGCAGAAAACCGGCGGCGgagaaagtcaccgagctgaaGCTCATCAAAGGACCCAAAG gATTAGGCTTCAGCATCGCCGGCGGGGTGGGGAACCAGCACATACCGGGGGACAACAGCATCTACGTCACCAAGATCATCGAAGGCGGAGCGGCTCATAAAGATTGCCGTCTGCAGATCGGGGACAAGATCTTAGCGGTCGGTCATTCACCG GTGAACAACGTGTGTCTGGAGGACGTGATGCACGAGGACGCGGTCGGGGCTCTGAAGAACACAGCCGAGGTGGTTTACCTCCGGGTGGCCAAGCCCAACAACCTGTTCCTCACCAACTCCCACAACCACCCCGACCTCACCAGCA CATATTCCCACATGGACACTGAACTCAGCCACCCCAACTACCTTGGGTCCGATTACCCACAAGCCCTCACGCCCACCTCGCCGAGTCGCTTTTCTCCCGTTCTGCACGGCATGATGGGAGATGACGACATCCCCAG GGAGCCTCGGAGAGTTCTGATCCACCGAGGCTCCACCGGGCTGGGGTTCAACAttgtgggaggagaggacggagagggcatcttcatctccttcatcctggCGGGGGGGCCGGCCGACCTCAGCGGCGAGCTGCACAAGGGCGACCAGATCCTCAGC gtgaACGGCGTGGACCTGCGTATGGCCACGCACGAACAGGCCGCTGCAGCCTTGAAGAACGCCGGCCAGACCGTCACCATCATCGCTCAGTACAGACCGGATG AGTACAGCCGCTTTGAGGCGAAGATCCACGACCTGAGGGAGCAGCTGATGAACAGCAGCATGGGCTCCGGCACCACGACGCTCAGGAGCAACCCCAAGAGAGGCTTCTACATCAG GGCTCTTTTCGACTACGACAAGACTGCTGACTGTGGCTTCCTCAGTCAGGCTCTGGGCTTCAGGTTTGGGGATGTGCTCCATGTGTTGGACTGTGGAGACGAGGAGTGGTGGCAGGCCCGTAGGGTCAGCCCCCAGAACGAAGCCGAGGAGGTCGGCTTCATCCCGAGCAAACACAGGTCAGACTTTTCCCT AGCGGAAAGAAAAGAGTGGTCTCGCGTTAACACCAAAGAGAGG GAGCACGGTCGAGACGGCTTGGGCACCCTAG GGAGAGAAAAAACCTCACAAAGTTACGAGACCGTCACTCAAGTGGAAG TTCATTACGCGAGGCCCATCATCATTCTGGGTCCCGTGAAAGACAGAATCAACGACGACCTGCTGTCCGAGTTCCCCGATAAGTTTGGATCTTGTGTCCCGC ACACCACGCGGCCCAAGAGGGAGTACGAGGTGGACGGACGGGACTACCACTTTGTGTCGTCACGGGAACAGATGGAGAAGGACATCCAGAGCCATCGCTTCATCGAGGCCGGCCAGTACAACAGTCACCTGTACGGCACCAGCGTGCAGAGCGTCCGCGAGGTGGCGGAGCAG CAGGGGAAACACTGCATCCTGGACGTGTCGGCCAACGCCGTGCGCAGACTACAAGCCGCTCAGCTTCACCCCATCGCCATCTTCGTCCGGCCCAAGTCACTGGAGAACGTTCT AGAGATCAACACGCGGCTGGCGGAGGAGCAGGCCAGGAAAGGAATGGACCGAGCCCTCAAACTAGAACAAGACTTCCTGGAGTGTTTCTCGG CCGTCGTGGAGGGCGACAGCTTCGAGGAGGTTTACCACAAAGTAAAGACAGTGATCGAGGAGCAGTCGGGGCCTTACATCTGGATCCCCACCCGGGAGAGGCTGTGA
- the LOC130191726 gene encoding disks large homolog 4 isoform X3 → MCQCKVICSNRTLSLMFGCKKYRYQDEETPPLEHSPAHLAPGKSAEMLNMSDKNLAAMEAIHGYTQHTHISPVKPVLMSTGHTPMYTSAVSTLGNTPPVVVNTDTLDGSPYVNGTEGEIEYEEITLERGNSGLGFSIAGGTDNPHVGDDPSIFITKIIPGGAAAQDGRLSVNDCILFVNDVDVREVTHSQAVEALKEAGAIVRLYVLRRKPAAEKVTELKLIKGPKGLGFSIAGGVGNQHIPGDNSIYVTKIIEGGAAHKDCRLQIGDKILAVGHSPVNNVCLEDVMHEDAVGALKNTAEVVYLRVAKPNNLFLTNSHNHPDLTSTYSHMDTELSHPNYLGSDYPQALTPTSPSRFSPVLHGMMGDDDIPREPRRVLIHRGSTGLGFNIVGGEDGEGIFISFILAGGPADLSGELHKGDQILSVNGVDLRMATHEQAAAALKNAGQTVTIIAQYRPDEYSRFEAKIHDLREQLMNSSMGSGTTTLRSNPKRGFYIRALFDYDKTADCGFLSQALGFRFGDVLHVLDCGDEEWWQARRVSPQNEAEEVGFIPSKHRSDFSLAERKEWSRVNTKEREHGRDGLGTLGREKTSQSYETVTQVEVHYARPIIILGPVKDRINDDLLSEFPDKFGSCVPHTTRPKREYEVDGRDYHFVSSREQMEKDIQSHRFIEAGQYNSHLYGTSVQSVREVAEQQGKHCILDVSANAVRRLQAAQLHPIAIFVRPKSLENVLEINTRLAEEQARKGMDRALKLEQDFLECFSAVVEGDSFEEVYHKVKTVIEEQSGPYIWIPTRERL, encoded by the exons cctGTGTTGATGTCTACGGGACACACTCCAATGTACACCTCCGCCGTCTCCACACTG GGAAATACTCCTCCAGTGGTGGTGAACACTGACACACTGGATGGCTCCCCATAC GTGAACGGGACCGAGGGAGAGATCGAATATGAGGAGATCACGCTGGAGAgg GGGAACTCGGGTCTGGGCTTCAGCATAGCGGGAGGAACCGACAACCCTCACGTGGGCGACGACCCGAGCATCTTCATCACCAAAATCATCCCCGGAGGAGCGGCGGCTCAGGACGGGCGGCTGAG tgtGAACGACTGCATCTTGTTTGTGAACGACGTGGACGTGAGGGAGGTGACGCACAGCCAGGCCGTGGAGGCCCTGAAGGAGGCGGGCGCCATCGTCCGGCTCTACGTTCTGCGCAGAAAACCGGCGGCGgagaaagtcaccgagctgaaGCTCATCAAAGGACCCAAAG gATTAGGCTTCAGCATCGCCGGCGGGGTGGGGAACCAGCACATACCGGGGGACAACAGCATCTACGTCACCAAGATCATCGAAGGCGGAGCGGCTCATAAAGATTGCCGTCTGCAGATCGGGGACAAGATCTTAGCGGTCGGTCATTCACCG GTGAACAACGTGTGTCTGGAGGACGTGATGCACGAGGACGCGGTCGGGGCTCTGAAGAACACAGCCGAGGTGGTTTACCTCCGGGTGGCCAAGCCCAACAACCTGTTCCTCACCAACTCCCACAACCACCCCGACCTCACCAGCA CATATTCCCACATGGACACTGAACTCAGCCACCCCAACTACCTTGGGTCCGATTACCCACAAGCCCTCACGCCCACCTCGCCGAGTCGCTTTTCTCCCGTTCTGCACGGCATGATGGGAGATGACGACATCCCCAG GGAGCCTCGGAGAGTTCTGATCCACCGAGGCTCCACCGGGCTGGGGTTCAACAttgtgggaggagaggacggagagggcatcttcatctccttcatcctggCGGGGGGGCCGGCCGACCTCAGCGGCGAGCTGCACAAGGGCGACCAGATCCTCAGC gtgaACGGCGTGGACCTGCGTATGGCCACGCACGAACAGGCCGCTGCAGCCTTGAAGAACGCCGGCCAGACCGTCACCATCATCGCTCAGTACAGACCGGATG AGTACAGCCGCTTTGAGGCGAAGATCCACGACCTGAGGGAGCAGCTGATGAACAGCAGCATGGGCTCCGGCACCACGACGCTCAGGAGCAACCCCAAGAGAGGCTTCTACATCAG GGCTCTTTTCGACTACGACAAGACTGCTGACTGTGGCTTCCTCAGTCAGGCTCTGGGCTTCAGGTTTGGGGATGTGCTCCATGTGTTGGACTGTGGAGACGAGGAGTGGTGGCAGGCCCGTAGGGTCAGCCCCCAGAACGAAGCCGAGGAGGTCGGCTTCATCCCGAGCAAACACAGGTCAGACTTTTCCCT AGCGGAAAGAAAAGAGTGGTCTCGCGTTAACACCAAAGAGAGG GAGCACGGTCGAGACGGCTTGGGCACCCTAG GGAGAGAAAAAACCTCACAAAGTTACGAGACCGTCACTCAAGTGGAAG TTCATTACGCGAGGCCCATCATCATTCTGGGTCCCGTGAAAGACAGAATCAACGACGACCTGCTGTCCGAGTTCCCCGATAAGTTTGGATCTTGTGTCCCGC ACACCACGCGGCCCAAGAGGGAGTACGAGGTGGACGGACGGGACTACCACTTTGTGTCGTCACGGGAACAGATGGAGAAGGACATCCAGAGCCATCGCTTCATCGAGGCCGGCCAGTACAACAGTCACCTGTACGGCACCAGCGTGCAGAGCGTCCGCGAGGTGGCGGAGCAG CAGGGGAAACACTGCATCCTGGACGTGTCGGCCAACGCCGTGCGCAGACTACAAGCCGCTCAGCTTCACCCCATCGCCATCTTCGTCCGGCCCAAGTCACTGGAGAACGTTCT AGAGATCAACACGCGGCTGGCGGAGGAGCAGGCCAGGAAAGGAATGGACCGAGCCCTCAAACTAGAACAAGACTTCCTGGAGTGTTTCTCGG CCGTCGTGGAGGGCGACAGCTTCGAGGAGGTTTACCACAAAGTAAAGACAGTGATCGAGGAGCAGTCGGGGCCTTACATCTGGATCCCCACCCGGGAGAGGCTGTGA